One part of the Rutidosis leptorrhynchoides isolate AG116_Rl617_1_P2 chromosome 1, CSIRO_AGI_Rlap_v1, whole genome shotgun sequence genome encodes these proteins:
- the LOC139869091 gene encoding pentatricopeptide repeat-containing protein At5g19020, mitochondrial-like, with the protein MKIAQKTKFMLTKCYSTSIHCLPKTTNYERTVIQALKTSSSHSTPLINGQHHHARIIKSGHDSNVFIRNSLINFYIKFGTLQDAESIFHSGCQSDGVSCNIMLFGYVSFGSLYNARQLFDQMPERNLVSWHTIIRCVLQVGNLREALKLYREMQSNMIQPNNVMIVRIISVCGQVMAFIEGQQFHCISLKLGFDTHDFIQSKIIHFYAVCQNIKLAQIQFEIGSKNHLPSWNAFVSGLVRNGMVESARHVFNYMPARDVFSWSSMISGYSQTDQPHMALDLFYEMVSSGIKPNEVTMVSMLSSVANLGNLQEGIRAHEFIVKNSVPINDNLSAGIIDMYAKCGSINNALQFFNQVKNDVSTISPWNAIIQGLAMHDAILSLEMFLELEKRGIELNSITFIGVLSACCHAGLVKEGEKQFKNMKNVYNLEPNIKHYGCMVDLLGRAGKLEEAEELIKSMPMKADVVIWGTLLAASRNYGNVEMGERAAENLATAEPSHGPGRILLSNLYIDAGRFDDAVFVRREMQNQRLTRSSGYSGII; encoded by the coding sequence ATGAAAATCGCCCAAAAAACCAAATTCATGCTCACAAAATGCTACTCAACTTCAATTCACTGTCTGCCCAAAACCACCAATTACGAACGTACTGTCATCCAAGCATTGAAAACATCATCTTCTCATTCTACTCCATTAATCAACGGCCAGCATCACCATGCTCGTATCATAAAATCCGGTCATGATTCCAATGTATTTATCCGTAACAGTTTGATCAATTTCTACATAAAGTTCGGTACTTTACAAGACGCGGAGTCAATTTTTCATTCTGGGTGTCAATCTGATGGTGTTTCATGTAACATAATGCTGTTTGGTTATGTAAGTTTTGGTTCCTTGTATAACGCACGCCAACTGTTCGATCAAATGCCTGAAAGAAATTTGGTTTCTTGGCACACTATTATCAGATGTGTTTTACAAGTCGGAAATTTAAGGGAAGCTTTGAAGTTATACCGAGAAATGCAAAGTAACATGATACAACCAAACAACGTTATGATAGTGCGTATAATATCAGTATGTGGTCAAGTAATGGCGTTTATTGAAGGCCAACAGTTTCATTGTATAAGTCTAAAATTAGGATTTGACACTCATGACTTTATTCAGTCAAAAATCATACACTTTTATGCCGTTTGCCAAAATATCAAACTTGCCCAAATTCAATTTGAAATAGGGAGCAAGAACCACCTTCCTTCATGGAATGCTTTCGTATCGGGATTAGTAAGAAATGGTATGGTCGAGTCAGCAAGGCATGTTTTCAACTATATGCCAGCTCGAGATGTTTTTTCATGGAGCTCGATGATATCTGGGTATTCACAAACCGATCAACCTCATATGGCTTTAGACCTCTTCTATGAGATGGTGAGTAGTGGTATTAAACCGAATGAAGTAACAATGGTAAGCATGCTTTCATCCGTTGCTAATTTGGGTAACTTACAAGAAGGAATACGGGCTCATGAGTTCATCGTAAAAAACTCAGTCCCCATAAACGATAATCTTAGTGCAGGCATTATTGATATGTATGCCAAATGTGGGAGTATTAATAACGCGTTACAATTCTTTAATCAAGTAAAAAATGACGTATCAACCATCTCTCCATGGAACGCTATTATACAGGGTTTAGCTATGCATGACGCAATATTGTCTCTTGAAATGTTTTTAGAGTTGGAGAAACGTGGGATCGAGCTTAACTCGATTACATTTATTGGAGTACTAAGTGCATGTTGCCATGCTGGTTTGGTAAAAGAAGGTGAGAaacaatttaaaaatatgaaaaatGTGTACAATTTAGAACCGAACATAAAGCATTATGGTTGTATGGTGGATCTTTTGGGTAGAGCAGGGAAGTTGGAAGAAGCAGAAGAATTGATAAAGAGTATGCCGATGAAGGCAGATGTTGTGATTTGGGGTACGCTTTTAGCGGCATCTAGGAACTATGGGAATGTCGAAATGGGAGAAAGGGCTGCTG